One genomic window of Camelina sativa cultivar DH55 chromosome 5, Cs, whole genome shotgun sequence includes the following:
- the LOC104788010 gene encoding cytochrome P450 704B1 — MSMCLVVACMVTSWIFLHIWGQRNKSGPKTWPLVGAAIEQLTNFDRMHDWLVEYLYNSRTVVVPMPFTTYTYIADPINVEYVLKTNFSNYPKGETYHSYMEVLLGDGIFNSDGELWRKQRKTASFEFASKNLRDFSTVVFKEYSLKLFNILSQASFKDQQVDMQELLMRMTLDSICKVGFGVEIGTLAPELPENRFAKAFDTANIIVTLRFIDPLWKLKKFLNIGSEALLGKSIKVVNDFTYSVIRRRKAELLEAQKSPANNNNNKIKHDILSRFIEISDDPDSKETEKSLRDIVLNFVIAGRDTTATTLTWAIYMLMMNEDVAEKLYSELQELEREREEETTNTPSRGYETEDFDSFNERVTQFAGLLNYDSLGKLHYLHAVITETLRLYPAVPQDPKGVLEDDMLPNGTKVKAGGMVTYVPYSMGRMEYNWGSDAASFKPERWLKDGIFQNASPFKFTAFQAGPRICLGKDSAYLQMKMAMAILCRFYKFHLVPNHPVKYRMMTILSMAHGLKVTVSRRS, encoded by the exons atgtcgATGTGTTTGGTTGTAGCTTGCATGGTGACATCATGGATCTTCTTGCACATATGGGGACAAAGGAACAAGAGTGGCCCAAAGACTTGGCCTTTGGTTGGAGCAGCGATCGAACAGTTAACCAATTTTGATCGAATGCATGATTGGCTCGTTGAGTATCTTTACAACTCAAGAACAGTTGTGGTTCCTATGCCATTCACTACCTATACATACATAGCAGATCCCATCAATGTGGAATACGTTCTCAAAACCAATTTCTCCAATTACCctaag GGAGAGACTTACCATTCATATATGGAAGTTCTTTTGGGAGATGGTATCTTCAATTCAGATGGAGAGCTTTggaggaaacagaggaaaaccGCGAGTTTCGAATTCGCTTCCAAGAATCTAAGAGATTTCAGTACTGTAGTGTTTAAAGAGTATAGTCTCAAGCTCTTCAATATCCTTTCCCAAGCATCTTTCAAAGACCAACAAGTAGATATGCAA GAATTGTTGATGAGAATGACTCTAGACTCCATATGTAAAGTGGGATTTGGTGTGGAGATTGGGACATTAGCTCCAGAGTTACCAGAGAATCGGTTTGCTAAGGCTTTCGATACCGCAAACATTATCGTAACACTTCGTTTCATAGATCCTCTTTGGAAGTTGAAAAAGTTCCTTAACATTGGCTCTGAGGCATTGCTTGGTAAAAGCATAAAAGTGGTCAATGATTTCACCTATTCAGTTATAAGAAGAAGGAAAGCAGAGTTATTAGAGGCACAAAAATCTCCTgccaacaacaataacaacaag ATCAAGCACGATATACTCTCGAGGTTCATTGAGATCAGCGACGATCCAGATAGCAAAGAAACTGAGAAAAGCCTAAGAGATATTGTCCTCAACTTTGTAATAGCTGGAAGAGATACAACAGCAACAACACTCACTTGGGCTATATACATGCTAATGATGAATGAAGATGTTGCTGAGAAGCTCTACTCAGAGCTACAAGAActggaaagagaaagagaagaagagactacTAACACACCATCGCGAGGTTACGAAACAGAGGATTTCGATTCCTTCAACGAGAGGGTAACGCAATTCGCAGGACTATTGAACTATGACTCCTTAGGAAAACTTCACTACTTGCATGCTGTGATAACTGAAACACTTCGTCTCTACCCTGCAGTGCCTCAG GATCCGAAAGGAGTATTAGAAGATGATATGTTACCAAATGGAACAAAAGTAAAAGCTGGAGGGATGGTTACATACGTACCTTACTCAATGGGTCGTATGGAATACAACTGGGGATCAGATGCAGCATCGTTTAAACCGGAAAGATGGCTTAAAGATGGAATCTTTCAGAATGCATCTCCATTCAAGTTCACAGCTTTTCAg GCAGGACCAAGGATATGTTTGGGAAAGGATTCAGCTTATCTTCAAATGAAGATGGCGATGGCGATTCTTTGCAGATTCTACAAGTTCCATTTGGTGCCAAACCATCCAGTCAAGTATAGGATGATGACGATTTTATCCATGGCGCATGGTTTGAAGGTTACTGTATCCAGACGTTCatag
- the LOC104788012 gene encoding uncharacterized protein LOC104788012 codes for MEDVKGKEIIDDSPTDNKVSDEVETPKQPSSESEENAIKKKYGGLLPKKIPLISKDHERAFFDSADWALGKQKGQKPKGPLEALRPKLQPTPHQQPRARRMAYSSGDTEDSETDNNESPDDQAGASAVDNTNVKEDGGSDGDAKDSIKS; via the exons ATGGAAGACGTCAAGGGGAAGGAGATTATTGATGATTCTCCCACTGACAACAAGGTTTCAGATGAGGTGGAGACTCCTAAACAGCCATCATCTGAGTCTGAG GAAAATGCgatcaagaagaagtatggaGGATTGTTGCCGAAGAAGATTCCGTTGATATCCAAG GACCACGAACGTGCGTTTTTTGACTCGGCTGATTGGGCTTTAGGCAAG CAAAAAGGACAAAAGCCTAAAGGACCTTTGGAAGCCCTCCGCCCGAAACTGCAG CCAACTCCGCATCAGCAACCAAGAGCAAGACGAATGGCTTATTCTTCAGGCGATACTGAAG ACTCTGAGACTGACAACAACGAATCTCCCGATGACCAAGCCGGCGCATCAGCTGTTGACAACACCAACGTAAAGGAAGATGGAGGCAGCGATGGTGACGCGAAAGACAGCATAAAATCGTGA
- the LOC104788011 gene encoding methyltransferase-like protein 7A isoform X1, whose protein sequence is MFFTMLGVQRMFEEHIIRRIRWYIRRLYSWFLNLLMQSYWDEIEDCKVKVFDKLSEKAEKVLEIGIGSGPNMRYYAASNANLTLYGLDPNPKMKKYARKSAAKAGFKPKSFRFKQGVGEAIPLKDNSVDAVVATLVLCSVSDVTQTLKEIKRVLRPGGVFIFLEHVAAEDGSMFRRLQKLLDPLQQRLADGCHLTRNTRDCILEAGFSGKVEIETYSMCSFPWITRPHIYGLAYN, encoded by the exons ATGTTCTTCACAATGCTTGGCGTTCAAag GATGTTCGAGGAGCACATCATTCGCAGAATCCGGTGGTATATTAGGAGGCTCTACTCGTGGTTTCTTAACTTATTGATGCAGTCTTATTGGGATGAG aTTGAGGATTGCAAGGTGAAGGTATTTGATAAACTGAGTGAGAAAGCTGAAAAGGTGTTGGAGATTGGTATTGGCTCAGGTCCTAATATGAGATACTATGCTGCTAGTAATGCTAACCTAACTCTTTATGGGTTGGATCCAAATCCCAAAATGAAGAAGTACGCACGCAAATCCGCTGCTAAAGCAGGCTTCAAACCTAAAAGCTTTAGATTCAAGCAAGGA GTAGGAGAAGCTATACCATTAAAAGATAACTCAGTTGATGCAGTTGTTGCTACACTAGTTTTATGTTCTGTCTCTGATGTCACTCAAACACTCAAAG AAATCAAACGTGTGCTGAGACCAGGAGGGGTTTTCATATTCTTAGAACATGTTGCAGCAGAAG ATGGATCGATGTTCAGACGTTTGCAGAAACTGCTGGATCCGTTGCAGCAGAGACTTGCAGATGGATGCCACTTGACAAGAAACACCAGAGACTGCATCTTGGAAGCTGGCTTTAGTGGCAAAGTTGAAATAGAAACTTACTCTATGTGTAGCTTCCCCTGGATAACAAGACCTCATATCTATGGACTAGCTTACAACTGA
- the LOC104788011 gene encoding methyltransferase-like protein 7A isoform X2 codes for MFFTMLGVQRMFEEHIIRRIRWYIRRLYSWFLNLLMQSYWDEIEDCKVKVFDKLSEKAEKVLEIGIGSGPNMRYYAASNANLTLYGLDPNPKMKKYARKSAAKAGFKPKSFRFKQGVGEAIPLKDNSVDAVVATLVLCSVSDVTQTLKEIKRVLRPGGVFIFLEHVAAEDVCRNCWIRCSRDLQMDAT; via the exons ATGTTCTTCACAATGCTTGGCGTTCAAag GATGTTCGAGGAGCACATCATTCGCAGAATCCGGTGGTATATTAGGAGGCTCTACTCGTGGTTTCTTAACTTATTGATGCAGTCTTATTGGGATGAG aTTGAGGATTGCAAGGTGAAGGTATTTGATAAACTGAGTGAGAAAGCTGAAAAGGTGTTGGAGATTGGTATTGGCTCAGGTCCTAATATGAGATACTATGCTGCTAGTAATGCTAACCTAACTCTTTATGGGTTGGATCCAAATCCCAAAATGAAGAAGTACGCACGCAAATCCGCTGCTAAAGCAGGCTTCAAACCTAAAAGCTTTAGATTCAAGCAAGGA GTAGGAGAAGCTATACCATTAAAAGATAACTCAGTTGATGCAGTTGTTGCTACACTAGTTTTATGTTCTGTCTCTGATGTCACTCAAACACTCAAAG AAATCAAACGTGTGCTGAGACCAGGAGGGGTTTTCATATTCTTAGAACATGTTGCAGCAGAAG ACGTTTGCAGAAACTGCTGGATCCGTTGCAGCAGAGACTTGCAGATGGATGCCACTTGA